In Cellulomonas sp. Y8, the genomic stretch CCTTGACGGAGTCGTGCACGATCTGCGCGAAGTCCTGGTCCTCCCAGTCGCGCCGGGCGAACCCGGTGAGCGCGAAGCCGGGCGGGAGCAGGCCCCGGTTGGTGAGGTCGTACACCGCGGGCATGAGCTTCTTGCGGGCGAGGTCGCCGGTGACCCCGAAGATCACCAGGCCCGAGGGCCCGGCGATCCGGGGCAGCCGGCGGTCGCGGGGGTCGCGGAGCGGGTTGTGCTCCGCGGTGACCTTCGCGGGCCTCACTCGGCCACCTGCTCCAGGCCGCCGCGGACGGTGTCGAGCAGCTCGGCCCAGGACTTCTCGAACTTGTCGACGCCCTCGCGCTCGAGCTGGTCGGTGACCTCGTCGATCGCGATGCCGAGACCGGCGAGCCGGTCGATGACGTCCTGCGCCTCGGCCTGGGTGCCGGTGACGGTGTCGCCCCGGAAGTCGCCGTGGTCGAACACGGCCTGGAGGGTGGCCTCGGGCATGGTGTTGACGACGCCGGCGACGACGAGCTCGTCGACGTACCGGGTGTCGGGGTACGCCTTGTCCTTGACCCCGGTGGACGCCCACAGGGGACGCTGCGGCTTCGCGCCGGCCGCGGCGAGGGCCTGCCAGCGCTCGCCGGCGACGACCTCCTCGTAGACGCCGTAGGCGAGGCGGGCGTTGGCGATGGCGGCCTTGCCGCGGAGGTCGGCGGCCTCGGGGGAGCCGATCTCGTCGAGGCGCGGGTCGATCGCCGCGTCCACGCGGGACACGAAGAACGACGCGACGGAGGCGATCGGCGCGAGGTCGTGACCGTTGGCCTTCGCCCGCTCCAGGCCCTCGAGGAACGCGTCGAGCACGGCGCGGTACCGCTCCA encodes the following:
- the tal gene encoding transaldolase, giving the protein MTEGITPLDQVADAGVAVWLDDLSRERLRTGNLKDLVAERRVVGVTTNPTIFASALAKGESYDEQLKQLRAQGTDVDGAVFAITTDDVREAADVLRPVYDATDGVDGRVSIEVDPRLAHDAQATVDSARALWSTVDRPNLFIKIPATLDGLNAITEVLADGISVNVTLIFSLERYRAVLDAFLEGLERAKANGHDLAPIASVASFFVSRVDAAIDPRLDEIGSPEAADLRGKAAIANARLAYGVYEEVVAGERWQALAAAGAKPQRPLWASTGVKDKAYPDTRYVDELVVAGVVNTMPEATLQAVFDHGDFRGDTVTGTQAEAQDVIDRLAGLGIAIDEVTDQLEREGVDKFEKSWAELLDTVRGGLEQVAE